One region of Candidatus Zixiibacteriota bacterium genomic DNA includes:
- a CDS encoding site-specific integrase, with amino-acid sequence MASITLTLSTIKNKDTGKCEILLRYRNTRKVAQRAHTHTYILPKYFADGKIVINVRKETDEVIEARAAKTQIDRIIARIGEKAAKTDIDDFGPTWAQDVIDRLLFPENYKKSDGEHVCFNDKTADFLKYKKLSAERVHTYQAIFRIIERYQLYTGKVIVFDKANSDTLVSIDNFFRTEHTLFEPVKMKYRMGLKPVKKYKYAWEHTKHERAPRERSDNAIVSYMSAVRAYWRWCIDMGYTKNDPFRKYSVGSQKYGTPYYLTTEERDLLYKTDMGEDKDLRAARDIFVFQCYIGCRISDLLSFTENNIVTSDNGISVQYVPSKTKEERPRVVKVYLAPTAIEILERYKGKKSGPIFPFYATGKLNSLIRESLKKAGITRVVTIVNPRTKQSEQHPICDIASSHMARRTFIGNLYKKVKDPNLVGKLSGHCEGSKAFARYRDIDDDMIREMTNLLD; translated from the coding sequence ATGGCATCTATAACACTCACCCTCTCCACCATCAAGAACAAGGACACCGGCAAATGCGAGATCCTTCTCCGGTACCGAAACACCAGGAAGGTTGCCCAGCGCGCGCATACGCACACGTACATTCTTCCAAAGTACTTTGCCGATGGTAAGATCGTCATCAACGTCCGTAAGGAAACGGATGAAGTCATTGAAGCCCGCGCTGCAAAGACTCAAATTGACCGCATCATTGCACGAATCGGCGAGAAGGCCGCCAAGACTGACATTGACGACTTCGGCCCTACCTGGGCGCAAGACGTCATCGACAGGCTCCTCTTCCCCGAGAACTACAAGAAGTCAGACGGCGAACACGTCTGCTTCAACGACAAGACTGCGGACTTCCTCAAGTACAAGAAACTCTCCGCCGAGCGCGTACACACTTACCAGGCGATATTCCGCATCATAGAAAGGTACCAGCTCTACACCGGGAAAGTCATCGTCTTTGACAAGGCTAATTCCGACACCCTTGTAAGTATAGACAACTTCTTTCGCACTGAGCATACGCTATTTGAGCCCGTTAAAATGAAGTATCGCATGGGGCTGAAACCGGTGAAGAAATACAAATACGCCTGGGAGCATACCAAGCACGAACGCGCTCCCCGCGAACGCAGCGACAACGCCATTGTCAGCTATATGAGCGCGGTCCGCGCTTACTGGCGCTGGTGCATCGATATGGGCTACACCAAGAATGACCCCTTCCGCAAATACTCCGTCGGCTCCCAGAAGTATGGTACCCCCTACTACCTCACTACCGAGGAACGCGACCTCCTGTACAAGACGGATATGGGCGAGGACAAAGACCTCCGTGCCGCCCGCGACATCTTCGTCTTCCAGTGCTACATCGGCTGCCGTATCAGCGACCTTCTCTCCTTCACCGAGAACAACATCGTCACCTCCGACAACGGCATCTCCGTTCAGTACGTGCCCTCCAAGACCAAAGAGGAGCGCCCGCGTGTAGTCAAGGTCTACCTGGCTCCCACTGCCATCGAGATTCTGGAACGCTACAAAGGCAAGAAGAGCGGCCCCATTTTCCCCTTCTACGCCACCGGCAAGCTCAACAGCCTCATCCGGGAGTCCCTGAAGAAAGCCGGCATCACCCGGGTCGTGACCATCGTCAACCCCAGGACCAAGCAGTCTGAGCAGCACCCCATCTGCGACATCGCCAGCTCCCACATGGCCCGCCGTACATTCATCGGCAACCTCTATAAGAAGGTGAAAGACCCGAACCTCGTCGGCAAGCTCTCCGGCCACTGCGAAGGCTCCAAGGCATTCGCCCGCTACCGCGACATAGACGATGACATGATCCGCGAGATGACCAACCTGCTGGATTAA
- a CDS encoding BT4734/BF3469 family protein, which produces MTKEWLLSKTSGGTDIIQHLIRKEFPDHIMHVKGKDCGECPDPVWADGSIIEVTLDRIPVEGTKMADYIARYHYPDGQMLDGDALALATAYYHERGEDLTQEELIARLAEELYIPEPRKPFFEKQEKPQAEPEPAKPALPPCPRMSFFRRPIRNTRPCRDASPQDIFKYVTSDYAKAHTEHLRTLKDSKERSRYKAENFDYVTPGGLFRSRKESDLIQASGYMVIDFDHIPDPDGLVLLLANEENFETVLAFRSPSGDGVKWFVNLPVGQTKPDGTPFTYCDFFTILSNYVRHAYGYEADPSGKDICRACFLPYDPDAFLNPFFIDDDFDYDISRFLNGSAE; this is translated from the coding sequence ATGACTAAAGAATGGCTTCTCAGCAAGACAAGCGGTGGTACCGACATCATCCAGCACCTCATCCGCAAAGAGTTCCCGGACCACATCATGCACGTCAAGGGCAAGGATTGCGGCGAATGCCCAGATCCCGTCTGGGCCGACGGCAGCATCATTGAAGTCACCCTGGACCGCATCCCCGTGGAAGGCACCAAGATGGCCGACTACATTGCCCGCTATCACTATCCCGACGGCCAGATGCTTGACGGTGACGCCCTGGCTCTCGCTACAGCTTACTATCATGAGCGTGGCGAGGATCTCACGCAGGAAGAACTGATCGCCCGCCTGGCGGAAGAACTCTACATCCCGGAGCCTCGCAAGCCCTTCTTCGAAAAGCAGGAAAAGCCGCAGGCCGAACCGGAACCGGCTAAGCCTGCTCTCCCGCCCTGCCCCCGGATGAGCTTCTTCCGGCGTCCCATCCGCAACACCAGGCCCTGCCGCGATGCTTCCCCGCAGGACATCTTCAAGTACGTCACATCGGACTACGCGAAGGCCCACACCGAGCATCTCCGCACCCTGAAGGACAGCAAGGAGCGCAGCCGCTACAAGGCCGAGAACTTCGACTACGTGACCCCCGGCGGCCTCTTCCGCTCCCGCAAGGAATCCGACCTCATCCAGGCCAGCGGCTATATGGTCATCGACTTCGACCATATCCCCGACCCCGACGGGCTGGTCCTCCTGCTGGCCAACGAAGAGAACTTCGAGACCGTGCTGGCTTTCCGCAGTCCTTCCGGTGACGGTGTCAAATGGTTTGTGAATCTGCCGGTTGGGCAGACCAAGCCCGACGGAACGCCCTTCACCTACTGCGACTTCTTCACCATCCTCTCCAACTACGTCCGCCACGCCTACGGCTACGAAGCAGACCCCTCCGGCAAAGACATCTGCCGGGCCTGCTTCCTCCCCTACGACCCGGACGCATTCCTGAATCCATTTTTCATCGACGACGATTTTGACTATGACATCTCCAGATTTCTTAATGGATCTGCTGAATGA
- a CDS encoding DUF3987 domain-containing protein → MDLLNEGDKPSQQPQQPARTAGSPAPVTDTATRVEALIAALRAAGVDITADYNDWLKVGFALAGEFGEGGRGYFHDISSLYPGYDQAESDTKYTECLKSDSGRTDISTLFYLAKNQGVTLERPANAAGTMQVAPRTKGQSDNNVPLSLSEDDPEEMPILPLFPASIYPALPGLLKDVTDLMHTDQEKSLVLIVSIVTLSSAMVPVMTIYFGKTIYPNMYLFVPGPAGAGKGKLDFCFRLVKPIHKEKLDRWNTAKDEYKKEYARYKRQKKGENIDPPEKPPIQLLRVPANSSSTSFQQAMAENGNLLMFETEGDTVVNAFSSDYGDYSDAFRKAFAHESFGYLRRGDDGEEREIDNPRLATVLSGTPEQVKSLIRDSENGLLSRFMFFCINATPEWLDGFDSYGSDEPLEETFDALGARFTAFTKLLEEKPKVIFRLSLPQTGKFNEFFTAEKDRMQELNGDRYSASTHRLAWCFLRIAMVLTTLRLMDSGTIKESVECSDADFDLTMEIIRVISEHNDYIFNVLDRERPEGIAVADSYSSATRKTILAALPGYFKTDDMKTVAKQVGKSLRTVRRQVARAIQAGEIQQVKHGEYKKL, encoded by the coding sequence ATGGATCTGCTGAATGAGGGCGACAAGCCCTCCCAGCAGCCGCAGCAGCCTGCACGCACCGCAGGCTCGCCTGCTCCGGTCACGGACACCGCAACCAGGGTCGAGGCCCTCATTGCGGCGCTCCGTGCTGCCGGAGTTGACATCACCGCCGACTACAACGACTGGCTGAAGGTAGGCTTCGCGCTGGCCGGTGAGTTCGGCGAAGGAGGCCGTGGATACTTCCACGACATCTCCTCTCTCTACCCCGGGTACGACCAGGCCGAAAGTGACACCAAGTACACCGAGTGCTTGAAATCCGACTCCGGAAGGACAGATATAAGTACCCTATTCTATCTCGCGAAGAATCAAGGTGTTACCCTCGAACGACCCGCGAACGCGGCGGGAACGATGCAAGTGGCACCACGTACAAAAGGTCAAAGTGACAATAATGTCCCTTTGTCCCTTTCCGAAGATGACCCCGAGGAAATGCCGATACTTCCGCTCTTCCCCGCTTCCATCTACCCTGCCCTCCCCGGACTGCTGAAAGACGTTACGGATCTGATGCACACGGACCAGGAAAAGAGCCTCGTTCTCATCGTCAGCATCGTTACCCTCAGCTCGGCGATGGTACCCGTTATGACCATCTATTTCGGCAAGACCATCTACCCGAACATGTATCTCTTCGTACCGGGGCCGGCGGGTGCGGGCAAAGGAAAACTCGACTTCTGCTTCCGGCTGGTCAAGCCTATTCACAAGGAGAAACTGGACCGCTGGAACACCGCCAAGGACGAGTACAAAAAGGAATACGCCCGTTACAAGCGGCAGAAGAAAGGAGAGAACATCGACCCGCCCGAGAAGCCTCCCATCCAGCTGCTGCGCGTCCCTGCGAACTCCAGCTCAACCTCGTTCCAGCAGGCAATGGCCGAGAACGGCAATCTGCTGATGTTCGAGACCGAGGGCGACACCGTGGTCAACGCATTCTCAAGCGATTACGGCGACTACAGCGATGCATTCCGCAAGGCTTTCGCACACGAGAGTTTCGGTTACCTGCGCCGCGGGGACGACGGAGAAGAGCGCGAGATAGACAACCCCAGGCTGGCCACCGTTCTGTCAGGCACGCCGGAGCAAGTGAAATCGCTGATACGAGATTCTGAAAACGGACTGCTGTCCCGCTTCATGTTCTTCTGCATCAACGCCACGCCCGAATGGCTCGACGGATTCGACTCCTACGGCAGCGACGAACCCCTGGAGGAAACCTTCGACGCCCTCGGAGCCAGATTCACGGCCTTCACCAAATTGCTCGAGGAGAAACCAAAGGTCATCTTCCGGCTCTCGCTCCCGCAGACGGGCAAGTTCAACGAATTCTTCACCGCCGAGAAGGACCGGATGCAGGAACTCAACGGCGACCGCTACTCCGCCAGCACGCACCGCCTTGCCTGGTGTTTCCTCCGCATCGCGATGGTGCTGACGACCCTGCGGCTGATGGATTCCGGTACGATCAAGGAAAGCGTGGAGTGTTCCGATGCCGACTTCGATTTGACGATGGAGATCATCCGGGTCATATCCGAGCACAACGACTACATCTTCAACGTTCTGGACCGGGAGCGACCGGAGGGCATTGCCGTGGCCGATTCCTACTCCTCGGCGACACGCAAGACCATCCTGGCGGCGCTGCCCGGCTACTTCAAGACCGACGATATGAAGACGGTGGCGAAGCAGGTCGGGAAAAGTCTGCGTACTGTACGGCGGCAGGTGGCGAGAGCGATCCAGGCCGGCGAGATACAGCAGGTGAAGCACGGAGAATACAAAAAGTTATAG
- a CDS encoding DNA cytosine methyltransferase, with translation MSNKKGSVSKPTFIDLFAGSGGLSLGLEQAGFQSIFFNEIMPVYASTYMANRKVKKGHYYVGDINKLNEELDKYKHIWENIDGGVDLVCGGPPCQGFSSANRQRVIDDPRNGLYKAYLKFLSAVRPKVFIMENVKGMAQRIDEIKDNFKEYLGEDYRFEARILKAQDFGVPQNRERLIFIGNRLGVNPADIFTAINAYRRQPFTLGDALRGLPHLEARKVKNASDVEEIATGLTEMQFTYERNDFYRFINGDREITKLYNHKNRYNNERDIEIYRRLPQGANSLHESIQDIMPYKRRLGIFKDKYFKLDETQICKTITSHMKYDCNMYIHPWEARGLSPREAARVQTFPDDYVFLGAQNGWYAQIGNAVPVKLAEAIGKGILDTVKL, from the coding sequence ATGAGCAATAAAAAAGGTAGCGTTTCAAAACCTACATTCATAGACCTTTTTGCCGGAAGCGGCGGTTTGAGTCTTGGTTTGGAGCAAGCTGGTTTTCAATCCATTTTCTTCAATGAGATTATGCCAGTATATGCTTCGACTTATATGGCCAACCGAAAAGTCAAGAAGGGACATTACTACGTGGGAGACATCAACAAGCTCAATGAGGAGCTTGACAAATACAAGCATATTTGGGAAAACATCGACGGCGGTGTGGATTTGGTTTGCGGTGGACCGCCCTGCCAGGGCTTTTCAAGCGCCAATCGCCAACGTGTCATCGACGACCCCAGAAATGGCCTGTATAAAGCTTATCTGAAGTTCTTGAGTGCTGTCCGTCCCAAAGTCTTCATCATGGAGAATGTCAAGGGAATGGCCCAGCGCATCGATGAAATCAAGGACAATTTCAAGGAGTATCTCGGCGAGGATTACAGGTTCGAAGCGAGGATTCTTAAGGCCCAGGACTTTGGCGTTCCGCAGAATCGTGAGCGTCTCATCTTCATTGGGAACAGGCTTGGTGTCAATCCTGCGGATATTTTCACGGCAATTAACGCATACCGGAGGCAGCCGTTCACACTTGGTGATGCACTGAGAGGCCTCCCCCATCTTGAAGCCCGGAAGGTGAAGAATGCCTCCGATGTCGAGGAGATTGCAACCGGTCTTACGGAAATGCAGTTCACGTATGAAAGGAATGACTTCTACAGGTTTATAAACGGAGACCGTGAGATCACGAAGCTGTATAATCACAAGAACCGCTACAACAACGAGCGGGATATTGAGATATACCGCCGACTTCCTCAAGGGGCAAATTCCCTTCATGAATCAATCCAGGATATTATGCCCTACAAGCGTAGGCTGGGCATCTTCAAGGATAAATACTTCAAGCTGGACGAGACTCAGATCTGCAAAACCATCACCTCGCACATGAAGTATGACTGCAACATGTACATACATCCGTGGGAGGCACGTGGACTGAGTCCGAGAGAGGCGGCACGTGTACAAACATTCCCTGATGATTACGTGTTCCTTGGCGCCCAGAACGGGTGGTATGCCCAGATTGGGAATGCTGTCCCCGTCAAACTTGCCGAAGCAATCGGGAAAGGAATCTTAGACACGGTAAAGCTATGA
- the dcm gene encoding DNA (cytosine-5-)-methyltransferase, producing MNHLELFSGIGGFRRALDLLTQDGFMDFESIGYSEIDRRALDTYRAIYNIAPNEIALGDIVQFTADEQNIANLPDFQMLTAGFPCQPFSMMGDQQGFGEDRGQMFFRIKDILNVKRPPFVLLENVKNLYTHDKGRTYRRIYRELTALGYHVVTNIFNTADFHLPQKRNRVLIFASQERLPAHYQDRFTPEQVSEHFNQILEQTSVLRYDRAVDLLAEHVDQKYFLSERIKPTILSNGTANFRSRSDINQVTARPLTASMHKMHRACQDNYYSQDYIESRGAVNPVEHMTKEQLAQIPIRKLTPQEAFALQGFPQEFATIAHDAGVPDGALYKQAGNAVSVNTIYAVVQYLIDTHVLHE from the coding sequence ATGAACCATCTCGAATTGTTCTCCGGTATTGGCGGATTCCGACGCGCCCTCGATCTATTGACCCAAGACGGGTTTATGGATTTTGAGAGCATCGGCTATTCCGAGATAGACCGCAGAGCGCTGGATACTTACCGTGCGATATACAACATTGCGCCAAACGAGATTGCACTCGGTGACATTGTTCAGTTCACTGCAGACGAGCAGAATATTGCCAATCTCCCCGATTTCCAGATGCTCACCGCTGGTTTCCCTTGCCAGCCATTCAGTATGATGGGCGACCAGCAGGGCTTTGGCGAAGACCGTGGACAGATGTTCTTCAGAATCAAGGATATTCTGAATGTCAAACGGCCGCCTTTCGTGCTTCTCGAGAACGTAAAGAATCTGTACACTCACGACAAAGGTCGGACATACCGCCGTATCTATCGCGAATTGACTGCACTCGGCTATCATGTGGTCACGAACATATTCAATACTGCCGACTTCCACCTCCCACAGAAAAGGAATCGCGTACTGATTTTCGCCTCACAGGAGAGACTCCCTGCTCATTATCAAGACCGCTTCACACCGGAGCAGGTTAGCGAGCATTTTAACCAGATTCTCGAGCAAACGTCCGTTTTGCGCTATGATCGTGCCGTTGACCTTCTTGCCGAGCACGTTGATCAAAAGTACTTCCTCTCCGAAAGGATCAAGCCGACAATCTTATCGAACGGAACGGCAAACTTCCGGTCAAGATCTGATATTAACCAGGTAACCGCAAGGCCTCTGACTGCTTCCATGCACAAAATGCACAGAGCATGTCAAGACAACTACTATAGCCAGGACTATATTGAAAGTCGTGGCGCTGTTAATCCGGTCGAGCATATGACAAAGGAGCAGCTTGCTCAGATTCCTATCCGCAAGCTCACTCCACAGGAAGCATTTGCCCTTCAAGGATTCCCACAAGAATTCGCAACCATTGCTCACGATGCCGGCGTACCAGATGGCGCTTTGTACAAGCAAGCCGGTAACGCCGTCAGCGTCAACACAATATATGCAGTCGTGCAGTATTTGATAGACACCCACGTATTACACGAATAA
- a CDS encoding AAA family ATPase produces MNKTNTSYRELGSGDAKNTDLFFDREHREFFGDAESITVRLDKKNITQAFLFIASMLPKKFDSSSVHENRYYSDEFVDTGLRRVKAVFGDNPYRDFTWSVRKDVPMKNGQIDERLYLNDLLTEHEYTDKDGHIVRFKFTIRDYLLGGYSTIKLVKEDGSEIIKLTIINSNTPRFVDEAPSSQPVSAGSTGDKTIQTIYYGCPGTGKSHQVKDLTEGLDDKKIIKFDDGRINVFRTTFHPDYDYSTFVGCYKPVKENDKLDYRFVPQVFTNAYVTAKKHPETPIYLIIEEINRGNCAQIFGDLFQLLDRENGESKFPIDAEEELMKYLRDEAELDEYTKIKLPANFNIYATMNTSDQSLFPMDSAFKRRWEMKYIKIDYTNMEANYTFNVGGKDYHWLEYLPCFNDKITLATDSEDKQMGEFFIRSDMNATEFKNKVMFYLWNDVCKDLYAGKNSPQTFFFRDIYGAPFKFAELFNEPAKDATEEDKKDPRKNGDVLLEGFLYFVKNGKKKAPKTETPAAPETEENEGEGEQTAE; encoded by the coding sequence ATGAACAAGACCAACACCAGCTACAGGGAGCTGGGGTCTGGAGATGCCAAGAACACAGATCTGTTCTTCGATAGAGAGCACCGGGAGTTCTTTGGTGACGCCGAATCTATCACCGTGCGTCTGGACAAGAAGAATATTACTCAAGCCTTCCTCTTCATTGCGTCAATGCTGCCGAAGAAATTCGACAGCAGCTCTGTTCATGAAAACAGATATTATTCTGATGAGTTTGTGGACACCGGACTACGTCGCGTTAAAGCAGTTTTCGGTGATAATCCATATAGGGATTTCACCTGGTCGGTGAGAAAAGACGTCCCCATGAAGAATGGTCAAATCGATGAACGTCTATATCTTAATGACCTTCTTACCGAACACGAGTATACCGATAAAGACGGTCACATCGTGAGATTCAAGTTCACCATCCGTGATTATCTTCTCGGTGGCTACTCCACTATAAAGCTTGTCAAAGAAGATGGTTCCGAAATCATCAAACTGACTATAATCAATAGCAATACGCCAAGATTCGTTGACGAAGCACCCTCTTCGCAACCCGTTTCTGCAGGTTCGACAGGAGATAAAACAATCCAAACCATCTATTATGGTTGCCCTGGAACCGGCAAATCACATCAAGTTAAGGATCTGACCGAGGGACTGGATGATAAGAAGATTATCAAGTTCGACGACGGGCGAATCAATGTATTCCGCACGACATTCCATCCGGATTATGACTATTCCACATTTGTGGGGTGCTACAAGCCGGTAAAGGAGAATGATAAGTTGGACTACCGTTTTGTTCCACAGGTGTTTACCAACGCCTACGTGACTGCGAAGAAACATCCCGAAACGCCCATCTACCTCATCATCGAAGAAATCAACCGTGGCAACTGCGCCCAGATTTTCGGTGACTTGTTCCAGCTCCTGGACCGGGAAAATGGCGAGTCGAAGTTCCCCATCGACGCAGAGGAGGAACTGATGAAGTACCTGCGTGACGAAGCCGAGCTGGACGAGTACACCAAGATTAAGTTACCGGCCAATTTCAACATCTACGCGACGATGAACACCTCTGACCAGAGCCTCTTCCCGATGGACTCTGCTTTCAAGCGCCGTTGGGAGATGAAATACATCAAGATCGACTATACCAACATGGAGGCAAATTACACCTTCAATGTTGGCGGCAAAGACTATCACTGGCTTGAATACCTCCCCTGCTTCAACGACAAGATCACCCTTGCTACCGATAGCGAAGACAAGCAAATGGGCGAATTCTTCATCCGTTCGGACATGAACGCCACGGAGTTCAAGAACAAAGTGATGTTCTATCTCTGGAACGACGTCTGCAAGGACCTGTATGCTGGGAAGAATAGCCCCCAGACCTTCTTCTTCCGAGACATTTACGGTGCTCCGTTCAAATTCGCCGAACTCTTCAATGAACCGGCAAAAGACGCTACAGAGGAAGACAAGAAAGACCCGCGCAAGAACGGCGACGTCCTTCTTGAAGGCTTCCTCTACTTCGTTAAGAATGGTAAGAAGAAGGCTCCCAAGACGGAAACTCCCGCCGCTCCTGAGACCGAGGAGAATGAGGGCGAAGGCGAGCAAACTGCCGAATAG
- a CDS encoding reverse transcriptase family protein produces the protein MTKEAIVAAAAKLETTHDLLNLLNKIKMAELGDRGYPFIMPHLNYFIHPARNKKSYKTFQIPKKSGGVREISAPKTLLKSFLTYTNRLLQAFYEGPEYVTGFVPERSIVDNAERHIGMNYVFNTDLKDFFPSITKSRVWATLKHPPFSFNDTVADAIAGLCCTEVKIEGEKCWVLPQGSPCSPILTNIVCRNLDRQLYKLSKKYNLRYSRYADDITFSSNRNVFQKGEEFQQELETIITGQQFVINEKKTRLQKKNERQEVTGLVVSDRVNVTREYIRGLDNLLYIWEKHGEADAYAKFLAHYTPKQNLHNHKPNMQAVIQGKLHYLKMVKGADNEVWRRLQRRFNKLSGAKPSLETAWIKYKYTISDFEKKIGVKLAFDPDDNGLLHCSFTLNGKRTPVALSRYARTRVTNILSKDDLSLLERFKNSYLIIIYEWGEDCLWRIERKRRQVKQEPAHDIDKVSIIDDIAALTSQGDDVAPEQNESGKNTDEILAALVASDFDLNTLDEWDKIKSS, from the coding sequence ATGACCAAAGAAGCAATCGTTGCGGCAGCAGCTAAATTAGAGACCACCCATGATCTCCTTAACCTCTTGAATAAAATCAAGATGGCTGAATTAGGCGATAGAGGGTATCCCTTCATAATGCCGCACTTAAACTACTTCATTCACCCTGCTCGCAACAAGAAGAGCTACAAGACTTTCCAAATACCGAAGAAGTCTGGTGGTGTCAGAGAGATTTCCGCCCCCAAGACTTTGCTAAAGTCGTTCTTGACCTATACAAATCGACTACTCCAAGCTTTTTATGAAGGCCCTGAGTACGTGACTGGTTTCGTCCCTGAAAGGTCTATCGTTGATAACGCAGAGCGACATATCGGGATGAATTATGTATTCAACACCGATCTTAAAGATTTCTTCCCAAGTATTACTAAATCGAGGGTTTGGGCCACGCTTAAACATCCTCCGTTTAGTTTTAACGACACCGTTGCTGATGCCATAGCAGGACTTTGTTGCACCGAGGTAAAGATTGAAGGGGAGAAGTGCTGGGTTTTACCTCAAGGGTCTCCTTGTTCGCCAATCCTTACCAACATAGTTTGCAGGAATCTGGACCGCCAATTGTACAAGCTCTCGAAGAAGTATAATTTGCGCTACTCAAGATACGCTGATGATATCACATTCAGTAGCAATCGGAATGTCTTTCAAAAAGGCGAGGAGTTCCAACAGGAACTTGAGACCATTATTACTGGACAACAGTTTGTCATCAATGAGAAAAAGACCAGGTTGCAGAAGAAGAATGAACGTCAAGAAGTAACAGGACTGGTAGTAAGCGATCGCGTCAATGTAACCCGAGAGTATATTAGGGGGTTGGATAACCTTCTTTATATATGGGAGAAGCATGGTGAAGCTGATGCATATGCCAAGTTCCTTGCGCATTATACCCCAAAACAGAATCTTCACAACCACAAACCTAATATGCAGGCCGTAATTCAAGGTAAACTTCATTATCTTAAGATGGTGAAAGGCGCTGACAATGAGGTCTGGAGACGTCTTCAAAGACGCTTTAACAAGCTGAGTGGAGCAAAACCATCACTGGAAACGGCCTGGATTAAGTATAAGTATACGATCTCTGACTTTGAGAAAAAGATTGGAGTGAAACTGGCTTTCGATCCAGATGATAATGGTTTACTGCACTGCTCTTTCACCTTGAATGGTAAACGAACACCGGTAGCGCTCAGCCGATATGCCAGAACTAGGGTGACTAACATTCTTTCAAAAGATGACCTTTCGCTGCTGGAGAGGTTTAAGAATTCGTATTTGATAATCATTTACGAATGGGGAGAAGATTGTCTATGGAGAATTGAGCGGAAAAGGCGTCAGGTAAAGCAGGAGCCTGCTCACGACATAGATAAAGTCTCTATAATTGACGACATCGCTGCGTTAACAAGCCAAGGAGATGACGTTGCTCCGGAGCAGAACGAAAGCGGAAAGAATACCGATGAAATACTGGCAGCTTTGGTTGCCTCAGACTTTGATCTAAATACACTTGATGAATGGGACAAGATAAAAAGCAGCTGA
- a CDS encoding WYL domain-containing protein, producing MPSNKNAVIRYMYLDQMLSDRYNKYTCEELLKKVNERLEFAGYPTIGGDQSDYERYIKSGKRVIQLDLQALQESPFNMEIDSSEKLYGSPVYRYADQTQSLFSKPLSDDEKRLLQEVLNTLGQFAGLDSFEWLNDLQEKLNDKRAFGRGEYDKEMSEPRKIISFSSNDYLEGKDYLGTLFALISNKKVVDVEYEPFGEAPRTIRLYPYLLKQYNDRWYLIGTPLATEEFPYREDFYVNLPLDRMNGVTAVDGVEYVDCDEYFEERYEDIVGITWIKEEEQKEIVLAVKDSYSGYVDTKPLHGSQIKFPAEKQKELHDKYGAFDGYTFYSINVKPNRELYNTIYRNGENIILISPTRIRERMIQELTTSLERLKSVRGEC from the coding sequence ATGCCATCCAACAAAAACGCCGTCATCCGCTACATGTATCTCGACCAGATGCTGAGTGACCGCTATAATAAATACACGTGCGAGGAACTCCTCAAGAAAGTGAACGAGCGTCTGGAGTTTGCCGGTTATCCAACCATTGGTGGCGACCAGAGCGATTATGAGCGCTACATCAAAAGTGGCAAGCGGGTCATCCAGCTGGATCTACAGGCATTGCAGGAATCTCCTTTCAATATGGAGATAGATAGCTCTGAGAAGCTGTATGGCTCGCCGGTGTATCGATATGCAGACCAAACCCAGTCCCTCTTCAGCAAGCCACTTTCTGACGATGAGAAGCGCTTACTGCAGGAGGTGCTCAACACGCTTGGCCAGTTCGCCGGCCTGGATAGTTTCGAGTGGCTGAACGATCTCCAGGAGAAGCTCAATGACAAACGAGCTTTTGGAAGAGGAGAGTATGACAAAGAGATGTCTGAGCCCAGGAAAATTATTTCTTTCAGCTCCAACGACTACCTGGAAGGGAAGGACTATCTGGGCACACTGTTCGCTTTGATTTCAAACAAGAAGGTTGTCGACGTGGAATATGAACCCTTTGGCGAAGCCCCCAGGACTATCCGTCTTTATCCATACCTTCTAAAGCAGTACAATGACCGCTGGTACCTGATTGGCACCCCACTGGCCACTGAGGAATTCCCTTATCGGGAAGACTTCTATGTCAATCTTCCGCTTGACCGCATGAATGGCGTAACCGCTGTTGACGGTGTCGAATATGTGGACTGCGACGAGTACTTTGAAGAAAGATACGAGGACATAGTGGGTATTACTTGGATCAAGGAGGAAGAGCAGAAGGAGATAGTCCTTGCTGTTAAGGATTCCTACTCCGGGTATGTAGATACCAAGCCCCTGCATGGCTCCCAGATAAAGTTCCCAGCCGAGAAGCAGAAGGAACTTCACGATAAATACGGGGCCTTTGATGGCTACACCTTCTATAGCATCAACGTGAAGCCGAACAGAGAACTGTACAACACCATTTATCGCAATGGAGAGAACATCATTCTCATCTCGCCAACAAGAATCCGTGAGAGGATGATCCAGGAATTGACGACATCTCTGGAAAGATTAAAAAGTGTTCGCGGCGAATGTTGA